Proteins encoded together in one Lathyrus oleraceus cultivar Zhongwan6 chromosome 5, CAAS_Psat_ZW6_1.0, whole genome shotgun sequence window:
- the LOC127083972 gene encoding putative serine/threonine-protein kinase-like protein CCR3: MKKPPSSTVITYLITVTALIVFCFSPFSHALGSGTTLSVTDSPATVCGIISGQSIQSIQCYRQGQGQVSPFLVAPNVSFSSISGGKSYFCGLRSGNYSLHCWDTSSSSFQSKRLYFNDSVLLENLAVGDSQVCATVVGVGTVRCWRTGNRFELSGSDQFDSISSGSKFSCGILKNGSQVRCWGEKAVAERLQNEFGNMSMLSIVAGGSHVCGLNSTGFLVCKGSNSSGQVDVPQGGAFEFGELALGDEHGCAMRRLNGSVVCWGGRGQFLVNFVESVSFELIVSASNFTCGLTTTNFSVICWGPGWSNRSNGSESVLPLSRVLPGPCVQSSCSECGIYPDSQSLCSSSNRHICKPNICNTQITNPPPPPVQPPPPVSPPRPSRSKTLTRGLLAFAIVGSVGAFIGICSIVYCLWKGVCFGKKKVHNSVQPTVTRGSSNSSNTSSSSIKSAIMRQGSRIMRRQRSGPSTTKHQERAEEFTLSELIAATDGFSFQNKIGAGSFGIVYRGKLTDGSEVAIKRGETGSKVKKFQEKESAFESELSFLSRLHHKHLVRLVGYCEEKDERLLVYEYMKNGSLHSHLHDKNNVEKSSSLLNSWKMRIKIALDASRGIEYLHNYAVPSIIHRDIKSSNILLDSTWTARVSDFGLSLMSPEADIDYKPTKTVGTVGYIDPEYYGLNLLTAKSDVYGLGVVLLELLTGKRAIFRNGEDGGNPLSLVDFAVPAILAGELAKILDSRVGSPRESNESEAVELMAYTAVHCVNLEGKDRPTMADIVANLERALLICEGGSNNEIESISSVTISVVSD, from the coding sequence ATGAAGAAACCACCTTCTTCCACCGTCATCACATATCTCATCACCGTCACTGCTTTAATTGTCTTCTGTTTTTCACCGTTTTCCCATGCTTTAGGCTCCGGCACTACCCTCTCCGTCACCGACTCACCTGCCACCGTCTGCGGGATCATATCAGGACAATCAATACAGAGCATTCAGTGTTACCGTCAAGGTCAAGGACAAGTCTCCCCCTTCCTCGTCGCTCCCAACGTTTCTTTTTCTTCAATCTCCGGTGGGAAAAGCTACTTCTGTGGCCTTAGGTCCGGTAACTATAGTTTACATTGTTGGGatacttcatcttcttccttccAAAGTAAAAGACTTTACTTTAACGACTCTGTTTTATTAGAGAATCTCGCCGTTGGAGATTCCCAGGTTTGTGCCACGGTGGTCGGTGTTGGAACGGTTCGATGCTGGAGAACCGGTAACCGGTTTGAACTATCTGGGTCGGATCAATTTGATTCGATTTCATCTGGGTCGAAATTCTCTTGTGGGATTTTGAAAAATGGTTCACAAGTTCGATGTTGGGGAGAGAAAGCTGTTGCGGAACGGTTACAGAATGAGTTTGGGAACATGTCTATGTTGAGTATTGTAGCGGGTGGTTCGCATGTTTGTGGTTTGAATTCAACTGGTTTTTTGGTTTGTAAAGGAAGTAACAGTTCTGGACAAGTTGATGTTCCACAAGGGGGTGCTTTTGAGTTTGGTGAATTGGCACTTGGAGATGAACATGGTTGTGCTATGAGAAGATTGAATGGTTCTGTTGTTTGTTGGGGTGGAAGGGGAcaatttttggtgaattttgtTGAAAGTGTTTCTTTTGAGTTAATTGTTTCTGCTTCTAATTTTACTTGTGGATTGACAACAACCAATTTTTCGGTTATTTGTTGGGGACCAGGTTGGTCTAATCGATCAAATGGTTCTGAATCTGTTCTTCCTTTGTCTCGTGTTCTTCCGGGGCCTTGTGTTCAATCTTCTTGTAGTGAGTGTGGAATTTATCCTGATTCTCAATCATTATGTTCTAGTTCAAACCGTCACATTTGCAAGCCAAATATATGTAACACTCAAATAACAAATCCGCCGCCTCCGCCAGTTCAACCTCCACCGCCAGTGTCTCCTCCTCGGCCGTCTCGATCGAAGACATTGACAAGAGGCTTATTGGCATTCGCAATTGTTGGATCAGTTGGTGCTTTTATTGGTATATGCTCTATAGTTTATTGCTTATGGAAAGGTGTTTGTTTTGGTAAAAAGAAGGTTCACAATTCAGTGCAACCAACAGTCACAAGAGGTAGTAGCAACAGTTCAAATACTAGCTCATCTTCGATTAAATCGGCCATTATGCGTCAAGGTTCAAGAATAATGAGGCGACAGAGGAGTGGACCTTCAACAACAAAGCATCAAGAAAGGGCAGAAGAGTTTACTCTCTCCGAGCTAATAGCCGCTACCGACGGTTTCTCATTCCAGAACAAAATTGGTGCTGGAAGCTTTGGTATTGTGTATAGAGGAAAACTAACAGACGGTAGCGAAGTAGCTATTAAAAGAGGTGAAACAGGTTCAAAGGTTAAAAAATTTCAAGAGAAGGAGAGTGCATTTGAGTCAGAATTATCCTTTTTGTCGCGATTACACCACAAACACTTGGTTAGACTAGTTGGTTATTGCGAGGAGAAAGACGAGAGGCTTTTGGTTTACGAGTACATGAAGAATGGTTCATTGCATAGTCATTTGCATGATAAGAACAATGTAGAAAAAAGTAGCAGTTTGTTGAATTCATGGAAAATGAGGATCAAAATTGCTTTGGATGCTTCAAGAGGAATAGAGTATCTACATAACTACGCAGTTCCTTCAATAATTCATAGAGATATAAAATCTTCAAATATTCTTCTTGACTCAACCTGGACAGCGCGAGTATCTGATTTCGGATTGTCATTGATGAGTCCAGAAGCTGATATCGATTACAAACCAACAAAAACGGTAGGAACAGTTGGTTATATCGATCCGGAGTACTATGGTTTGAATTTATTAACAGCAAAAAGCGATGTATATGGACTTGGAGTTGTATTACTAGAATTATTAACAGGAAAAAGAGCTATATTTAGAAACGGTGAAGACGGAGGAAATCCATTGAGTCTAGTCGATTTTGCAGTGCCTGCTATTTTGGCCGGTGAATTGGCGAAAATTTTGGACTCGAGAGTTGGATCACCGCGGGAGAGTAACGAATCAGAGGCGGTCGAGTTGATGGCATATACAGCTGTGCATTGCGTGAATTTGGAAGGGAAAGATAGACCAACGATGGCTGATATTGTTGCGAATTTGGA